The Deltaproteobacteria bacterium genome contains the following window.
CTGTTCCTGTTTCATCATGGGATTCGTCGCGTGGAGCATACCGAGAAAATGTATCTGATATGTTACCGGGATGAGGAATATAATCAGGATGATTGCACCATAGGATATCTTCCATCCCAGCAGTATCGATATGCTCCCGACAAGAAGCATCAACCCCGTTACAATGATAGCGAGCTTCGGGAATGGTACGCCCGCAGACGCCGCGTAACCTGCCATGGCATTGATCTTCGTTAAATGATCCACAGCACCGA
Protein-coding sequences here:
- a CDS encoding DoxX family protein, with the translated sequence MERYKNGLLLIGRVLFSLIFAFGAVDHLTKINAMAGYAASAGVPFPKLAIIVTGLMLLVGSISILLGWKISYGAIILIIFLIPVTYQIHFLGMLHATNPMMKQEQMLNLLKNIGLIGGAIYIALLGAGKYSIDKK